A genomic region of Acomys russatus unplaced genomic scaffold, mAcoRus1.1, whole genome shotgun sequence contains the following coding sequences:
- the LOC127186354 gene encoding odorant-binding protein 1a-like, giving the protein MLKFLLLALVFGFAQAKLEGTWYTIAIAADNVEKIEKEGEMRLYDREITCEEECKKMRIKFFVKQNGQCTETTVVGEVQEDGETYQAQFSGNNYFKPVKQTEEHVVFTVQNIDKDKKETRLIFVLGKNEKLTPEEMEKLVEFAKEKGIPPENIREIVKTETQRILCNVYRTCFHIYIIITFMGDIYFNNVLSGYEPLSWKPKTDSPRDKLSLFFLSTFVLAPGLLKWFPACFISFAFLAFEALCILFCSSGLGGLVAISPPGKRRTAAQGP; this is encoded by the exons ATGTTAAAGTTCCTGCTGCTCGCTTTGGTATTTGGTTTCGCTCAGGCTAAG CTTGAAGGAACTTGGTATACCATTGCCATCGCTGCTGATAATGTAGAGAagatagagaaagaaggagagatgagACTCTACGATCGGGAAATTACTTGTGAAGAGGAATGTAAAAAAATGAGAATCAAATTTTTTGTCAA ACAAAATGGACAGTGTACTGAGACCACAGTTGTGGGGGAGGTGCAAGAAGATGGTGAGACCTACCAAGCCCAGT TTtcaggaaataattattttaaacccGTGAAGCAAACAGAAGAGCATGTAGTCTTTACCGTTCAGAATATCGATAAGGATAAGAAGGAAACACGACTGATTTTTGTTCTTGGTAAGAATG aaaagttgactcctgaagaaatggaaaaacttGTTGAATTTGCTAAGGAAAAAGGCATTCCACCTGAAAACATTCGAGAAATTGTGAAAACAG AGACCCAAAGAATTCTGTGCAATGTGTACAGAACCTGTTtccacatttatataattataacctTCATGGGAGATATCTATTTCAATAATGTGCTTTCAGG TTATGAACCTCTATCCTGGAAGCCCAAAACCGACTCCCCAAGGGATAAATTGTCTTTGTTCTTCCTAAGTACATTTGTACTGGCTCCTgggctcctgaagtggttcccagcaTGTTTCATCTCCTTCGCGTTTCTGGCCTTCGAGGCGCTGTGCATCCTCTTCTGTTCCTCAGGCCtcggtgggctggtggccatcagccctccagggaagaggagaactgcAGCTCAGGGACCATAA